The Variovorax sp. S12S4 genome includes the window GCGCCGGCGCGTGACAACCGCCACGGCAACGCCGGGCTTGCCGATGGTGGTGACAACCTTCTGCAGCGGCAGGTCCTGGCCGCCGCCGGTGTCCGAGAGTTCACGCAGCACCGGAACGCCCAGTTCGACCAGCGCGCCGGCTTCGGTCGGTGCGGACGAGAGGGGAATGGGGGACGAAAAATCGTCCGACACGTTGTGTACCGAGCCCGCGCCGGGCTCCAGGTTGTTGCGGGCGCGAAAGTGAATGCGGCAGCCGCCGAGCTCGATGACGTCGTTGTCCTTGAGCACCTGCTTCTGGACGACGAGCGCATTGACGTAGGTGCCGTTGGTGCTGTTGAGGTCTTCAATTTCGACTTCGCCGCCGCGCATGTGCAGCACGGCATGCTCGCCGCTCACCGCCAGGTTGTCGATGACGATATCGTTGTAGGCGCGCCGTCCCAGCGTGGTGCGGTCCTTGGCGAGCGCCACTTGTTCGATGACAACGCCATCGATCGAAATGATCATTTTCGGCATTGCCGACTCCCCGATTTACAGAAATTGGTTGGTGGCAGGCGGAACAACGGGCGGTCGCTCGGGCCTGGGGCTAGGCGGCAGCAGGCGCATCGCCGACGCGCGCTTTTGCCAGGACAACGGAAATGTTATCCCGTCCGCCATTGTCGTTTGCAATTGCAACCAAAAGTGATGCTTTCTGCTGAAGTCCGACATCGTGGTTCAAAAGCGTGAAAAGCTGCGCATCCGAAATCATCTCGCTGAGTCCGTCGGAGCACAGCATATACAGGTCGTCGGGCCTTGCGGTGTGCTCATGCATTTCGAGCACCACCTGCGCCTCTACACCCACCGCCCGGGTCACGAGGTTGCGATGGGGCGAATGCAGCGCCTCCTCGGCGGTGATTGCGCCCGCGTCGAGCTGCTGCTGGCGCAGCGAATGGTCGCGCGTGAGCTGCTCGAGCTTGTTGTTGCGAAGCCTGTAGCAGCGCGAATCGCCGATGTGGCCGACCAGCACGCGCTGGGGCCGGAAAGCCGCCAGCACCAGGGTCGTTCCCATGCCCTGCAGCTCCTCGTTGGCAATGCCGGCTTCGAGAATGGCCGAATTCGCCTCGTCGGTGGCGGCCTGCAAGGCACGCCGGATCACCCGCGCGGGCGCCTGGGGGCCGGCTTGCGCGAACCACCGGGCAAAACTTGCGTGCACCAGCGACACGGCCATGGCACTGGCCACTTCGCCGCCCTTGTAGCCACCCATGCCGTCGGCCAGCACGGCAAGGCCCAGCGCCGGATCGACATGGAGGTCGTCCTCGTTGTGGGCGCGCGCCCGCCCCACGTCGGTGAGCGCGGCGAACTCCCAGGACAGCGGGGGCCGATTGGAAAGAGGGACGCGCCGACGCTCACCATTGTGTACAAGCGTGGGCGCGCGGCATTCAGTGCCCGGCCGCAGCGCGTGCGCGCTGCTGCAGCAAGCGGCCGGCGGCCACGACAAAGAACGCACCGGCGGCCGCGGCCGCATAGTGCAGCCAGGGGTTGGCCGCGAGCACGCCATGCAGCGAGACGTCGCTTGCAATCGTCTCCCCGCCGACCCAGCCGATCAGGGCGGCACCCAGCATGACGATGATCGGAAAACGTTCCATGAGCTTGATCATGAGCGTACTGCCAAAAATCACCAGCGGAATGCTGATTGCGAGGCCGAGCACCAGCAGCACCATGCTGCCTTGCGCGGCAGCCGCCACGGCAATGACGTTGTCCAGGCTCATGACCAGGTCGGCCAGCAGGATGGTGCGCACGGCAGCGAGCATGCTGCCGTATTCCTTGGCCTCGCCGTCATCCTCTTCTTCCTCGCCCAGGAGCTGCAGGCCGATCCACAGCAGCAGCAGGCCGCCGACGATCTGCAGGTACGGCAGCGCCAGCAGCCTGGCCGCCACGAGGGTCAGCACGATGCGCAGCACCACGGCCGCGCCCGAGCCGAACAGCACGGCTTTTTGCTGCTGCGCGGGCGGCAGGGAACGGGCAGCCATGGCAATCACCACGGCGTTGTCACCCGAAAGAATGATGTTGATCCAGACAATCTTGACCAGGCCGATCCAGAAATCGGTGCTTTGAAGGAGTTCCATGTCTCTTTTCCACTGTGTTGTAGTGAAAAAAGCGCCCGCAGGGTTTGCGGGCGCTTTTTT containing:
- a CDS encoding FHA domain-containing protein — protein: MPKMIISIDGVVIEQVALAKDRTTLGRRAYNDIVIDNLAVSGEHAVLHMRGGEVEIEDLNSTNGTYVNALVVQKQVLKDNDVIELGGCRIHFRARNNLEPGAGSVHNVSDDFSSPIPLSSAPTEAGALVELGVPVLRELSDTGGGQDLPLQKVVTTIGKPGVAVAVVTRRRQGYVAASVMGEVRLNGNPLGTDAVGLQERDVLELGGATRMQFVRV
- a CDS encoding Stp1/IreP family PP2C-type Ser/Thr phosphatase, translated to MGRARAHNEDDLHVDPALGLAVLADGMGGYKGGEVASAMAVSLVHASFARWFAQAGPQAPARVIRRALQAATDEANSAILEAGIANEELQGMGTTLVLAAFRPQRVLVGHIGDSRCYRLRNNKLEQLTRDHSLRQQQLDAGAITAEEALHSPHRNLVTRAVGVEAQVVLEMHEHTARPDDLYMLCSDGLSEMISDAQLFTLLNHDVGLQQKASLLVAIANDNGGRDNISVVLAKARVGDAPAAA
- a CDS encoding TerC family protein, which codes for MELLQSTDFWIGLVKIVWINIILSGDNAVVIAMAARSLPPAQQQKAVLFGSGAAVVLRIVLTLVAARLLALPYLQIVGGLLLLWIGLQLLGEEEEDDGEAKEYGSMLAAVRTILLADLVMSLDNVIAVAAAAQGSMVLLVLGLAISIPLVIFGSTLMIKLMERFPIIVMLGAALIGWVGGETIASDVSLHGVLAANPWLHYAAAAAGAFFVVAAGRLLQQRARAAAGH